The segment ACAACCGACACAGAGTGTCGAGTCATACAACATACCCAACGCATTCGGAATTGGCGGCCTATTTTCCGCTCCCGCCAAGCTCGGCGAAGTGGTGCTTGCAAGCAGCGCCCCCCCAGCTGAGAGCTTAAGGAAATTTCGTCTATCCATGGTTATTCTCCCCGTGAGTTGGTATCATTTTGACGCTTTTGACGCCCTAACTCACGTACAGCCATCACACTGACACCCGCCACCAGACCGACTACACCACCGATTAAGCCCACGGCAGTTGCAGAAACTTGTCCACCTTCTTTGTTATTCAAATCCGGTTTTTCGGAACGTGGTGTTTGGTTTTCCACATTCGCTAATTGGTGGATACCTTTGTGGAAGCCCACATTTTCTTCGTTACAGCCGTAGCATGGATGCCCGATAGCCACTGGCCACACGCCGCCAACGTCGCAAAATTGCAAGGTTGAACAGTTGCCGTAAGTTTCTGGCCCTTTACAGCCTAAATGGTATAAACACCAACCTTCACGATGACCAGCATCACCGAACTCTTTTGCGAAGCGCCCCGCATCAAAGTGTGGACGGCGTTCACAGTGTTCATGAATTAATCGACCGTACGCGAACATTGGACGATTTTTGCTATCCAATGCTGGTGGACGGTTATAGGTGATCAGGTGAGCAACTGTTGCTAAGAAGTTATGTGGGTTTGGCGGGCAACCCGGAATGTTGATAACGGTTTTATCTTTGATAACTTCATTTAAGCCAACCGCGCCGGTAGGGTTATCCCCAGCGGCCGCAACCCCGCCCCAAGAAGCGCAAGATCCGATAGCAATAATCGCAGCCGCACCTTCAGCAGCCATACGGATATGCTCAACGATAGGTTTTCCGGCCACCATGCAGTAGATGCCATCATCTTTCAGTGGAATCGAACCATCGACCACTAAAACATATTTACCTTTATATTTTTCAATAGCATTGTGCTTGTTCTCTTCAACCTGCTCACCAAAAGCCGCAGAGAGAACTTCGTGATATTCGAGAGAAATGGTATCGAGAATTAAATTTTCGAGGGTTGGGTGAGTCGCACACAGCAACGATTCTGTGCATCCTGTACACTCTTGAGCACCAATCCAAATGACGGGTGGACGTTCTGGATCACTCACCGCATCAGCCATTTGAGCGGCGGCTTTTCCACTTAACCCCATTGTCGCAGCAAGCGCTGTACACAACTTCATAAAGTCACGGCGATTAATGCCATGGGGAGAAAGAATAGAGTTATCTCCTGCCATTTCTATTTCCTATTATGAGTGGCTTAGAGCCTATTTATTAGGCTATTTTTCTTTACGATTTTGCATTCAAAAAATAAATAAAATCCGCCACATATTAGAAATATGCATAGGAATTTAGGTATTGTTTGTATTCAAAGTCGCTTTACCAATTACACCTAATAAGCTGAGGCCTTATTAGAATTACCTGATGTGTAAATATAAATGAGATCCTAGTCCTACCGCTTTTTAATCACTTGATCTTCATCAAGAGCCAATAAGAAATTTGGTCTTTTTTAAATTTATGATAGAAAAATCGATTCAGCGATGAGTTAAAAGATTATTTAACTTTTCATGCCGTTTTCAATTTGTTTAAAAAAATGGGAGTTGAAATGTTAAAAAAAGATAACAAAACGTTGTTATATCATGACGTTAAAATAAAAATCACTAGTAAGGTCTTATAGACAGGTATAATTAATCGAATTTCGAGTAACGCCTTATTTCAATAATATCCAATTTAGTAAAAACAAATAAGAATTAATATCAATTATATTAAATACGAATGAATATCAAAAATAAATAAAGCTAAATTTATTCATTAATATATATCTAATGAAAACAAATAAAGTCTGACTATTATTCTTGGTTATTTTTCTTCAATATTGCGGCAGCGATCGCAACTTGCCCCAATGCAAGTCCACCATCCCCCATCGGTAATTGACGAGCATGCAATACCTCAAGAGGCTGCAATTTCTCTATTAGCAAATGACGCAATAATTGGTTGTGCAGAACACCACCAGATAACACCACTTGTTGAATGCCATACCGCTTCGCTTGTTGTAGCGCTAAATCTGCAAATCCTTGCGCCAAGGCTTGATGAAAAGCATGGGCTCGTTCGGCTCTCGGTGCATTATAAGCCAGCCATTCATGCCAGAAAGTGGTTAGATCCAATTGATTACCCACCACTGGCATTGTGACAGGATGCTGCTGAACTGAGCTTTGCAATGCTAACGCTTCTAACTGACAAGCGCCCTCACCTTCCCAACTGGTTTGCGCAGGGCAGATCCCTAACGCAGCTGCGACAGCATCAAATAATCGTCCGGCCGACGAAGCGGTTGGGCAGTTCAGCTTTTTAGCAATCGCTTTTTGTAATAGTGGGTAAGCAAAAGGAGCGAGCGCCGAAGCAATGGGCTTCGCTTGCCAATCAGGCACAAATTTTTCTAGATGAGCCAATAAATTACGCCATGGTTGGCGAGATGCTAAATCCCCACCCGGCATAGCAACAGGCGGTAATCCACCAAGGTGTTGATTAGAGGCATAATCGACAAGTAAGCACTCACCGCCCCACAGCCGGTTATCATCACCGAAACCGAGACCATCCAGTGCCAAACCAATCACTTTTTCATTACCTAACGGGATACCATGTTCTGCCATCACCGCCGCAATATGGGCATGATGATGCTGAATGTGGATCATCGGGATATTCAGCTGCTCACTTAACGAATTACCGTAACGGTGGCTCACATAATTGGGATGCATATCCCCGACTAAATATTCAGGCTTAAATCGATAAATCGACTCAAACAGCGCAATAGATTGCTGATATTGTTGGTAAATATCGATATCGTCTAAATCACCTAAATGCTGGCTCATTACCGCACTTTTATCTCTAAGCAAACAAAAGGTATTTTTTAAATCCGCACCTAGCGCCAAAATAGACGGTGAGTTTTCAAAGCCCGCCGGAAGGTCAATGGCATCTGGCACATAACCTCGGGCTCGGCGTAACATTTCCGCTTTTCCGGCATGGTAACGCACTAAAGAGTCATCCGCCCGTTGAACAATATCGCGATTATGCATCAGCCAAATATCTGCGATATTCGCTAAATCCATGAAAGCCGCTTGCTCCGCGAGTACCGGAGGTTTGCCCGATGCATTCCCAGAAGTCATCACTAATGGCTTGTTCACCTGCGCCATCAGCAAATGCTGCAGTGGGTTGGAAGGCAGCATCATCCCGACTTCTCGTAGATGTGGAGCTATATTTTCACTTAAGACACTATTTTCCCATGCCTGAATAAGCACAATCGGTGCGGCCGCACTTTCAAGTAACGCACGTAGACTTTCTGTGACCTCGACGCCTTGGTCTTTTAGCCAGTCTAGGGATGGGATCATTACCGCCAGAGGTTTGCTGGGACGGTGTTTGCGTTGACGTAATTGTTCAACTGCATGGAAATTAGTG is part of the Providencia zhijiangensis genome and harbors:
- the hybO gene encoding hydrogenase 2 small subunit, with protein sequence MAGDNSILSPHGINRRDFMKLCTALAATMGLSGKAAAQMADAVSDPERPPVIWIGAQECTGCTESLLCATHPTLENLILDTISLEYHEVLSAAFGEQVEENKHNAIEKYKGKYVLVVDGSIPLKDDGIYCMVAGKPIVEHIRMAAEGAAAIIAIGSCASWGGVAAAGDNPTGAVGLNEVIKDKTVINIPGCPPNPHNFLATVAHLITYNRPPALDSKNRPMFAYGRLIHEHCERRPHFDAGRFAKEFGDAGHREGWCLYHLGCKGPETYGNCSTLQFCDVGGVWPVAIGHPCYGCNEENVGFHKGIHQLANVENQTPRSEKPDLNNKEGGQVSATAVGLIGGVVGLVAGVSVMAVRELGRQKRQNDTNSRGE
- the hypF gene encoding carbamoyltransferase HypF, whose product is MKNGIQLRIKGKVQGVGFRPYVWQLAHQCALNGDVCNDGEGVLVRLLETADIPLFTQLLYQHCPPLAHIESIQSLPFQWDELPEKFTIRHSGAGRMDTQVIPDAATCKSCRDELFDPANRRYHYPFANCTHCGPRFTIIRQMPYDRPNTSMAAFPLCPECQQEYENPADRRFHAQPNACATCGPEIQLCDKNGKVLAVHHQALEQTANDLLNGKIAAIKGLGGFHLACDATNFHAVEQLRQRKHRPSKPLAVMIPSLDWLKDQGVEVTESLRALLESAAAPIVLIQAWENSVLSENIAPHLREVGMMLPSNPLQHLLMAQVNKPLVMTSGNASGKPPVLAEQAAFMDLANIADIWLMHNRDIVQRADDSLVRYHAGKAEMLRRARGYVPDAIDLPAGFENSPSILALGADLKNTFCLLRDKSAVMSQHLGDLDDIDIYQQYQQSIALFESIYRFKPEYLVGDMHPNYVSHRYGNSLSEQLNIPMIHIQHHHAHIAAVMAEHGIPLGNEKVIGLALDGLGFGDDNRLWGGECLLVDYASNQHLGGLPPVAMPGGDLASRQPWRNLLAHLEKFVPDWQAKPIASALAPFAYPLLQKAIAKKLNCPTASSAGRLFDAVAAALGICPAQTSWEGEGACQLEALALQSSVQQHPVTMPVVGNQLDLTTFWHEWLAYNAPRAERAHAFHQALAQGFADLALQQAKRYGIQQVVLSGGVLHNQLLRHLLIEKLQPLEVLHARQLPMGDGGLALGQVAIAAAILKKNNQE